One genomic window of Muntiacus reevesi chromosome 4, mMunRee1.1, whole genome shotgun sequence includes the following:
- the CAND1 gene encoding cullin-associated NEDD8-dissociated protein 1 — translation MASASYHISNLLEKMTSSDKDFRFMATNDLMTELQKDSIKLDDDSERKVVKMILKLLEDKNGEVQNLAVKCLGPLVSKVKEYQVETIVDTLCTNMLSDKEQLRDISSIGLKTVIGELPPASSGSALAANVCKKITGRLTSAIAKQEDVSVQLEALDIMADMLSRQGGLLVNFHPSILTCLLPQLTSPRLAVRKRTIIALGHLVMSCGNIVFVDLIEHLLSELSKNDSMSTTRTYIQCIAAISRQAGHRIGEYLEKIIPLVVKFCNVDDDELREYCIQAFESFVRRCPKEVYPHVSTIISICLKYLTYDPNYNYDDEDEDENAMDADGGDDDDQGSDDEYSDDDDMSWKVRRAAAKCLDAVVSTRHEMLPEFYKTVSPALISRFKEREENVKADVFHAYLSLLKQTRPVQSWLCDPDAMEQGETPLTMLQSQVPNIVKALHKQMKEKSVKTRQCCFNMLTELVNVLPGALTQHIPVLVPGIIFSLNDKSSSSNLKIDALSCLYVILCNHSPQVFHPHVQALVPPVVACVGDPFYKITSEALLVTQQLVKVIRPLDQPSSFDATPYIKDLFTCTIKRLKAADIDQEVKERAISCMGQIICNLGDNLGSDLPNTLQIFLERLKNEITRLTTVKALTLIAGSPLKIDLRPVLGEGVPILASFLRKNQRALKLGTLSALDILIKNYSDSLTAAMIDAVLDELPPLISESDMHVSQMAISFLTTLAKVYPSSLSKISGSILNELIGLVRSPLLQGGALSAMLDFFQALVVTGTNNLGYMDLLRMLTGPVYSQSTALTHKQSYYSIAKCVAALTRACPKEGPAVVGQFIQDVKNSRSTDSIRLLALLSLGEVGHHIDLSGQLELKSVILEAFSSPSEEVKSAASYALGSISVGNLPEYLPFVLQEITSQPKRQYLLLHSLKEIISSASVVGLKPYVENIWALLLKHCECAEEGTRNVVAECLGKLTLIDPETLLPRLKGYLISGSSYARSSVVTAVKFTISDHPQPIDPLLKNCIGDFLKTLEDPDLNVRRVALVTFNSAAHNKPSLIRDLLDTVLPHLYNETKVRKELIREVEMGPFKHTVDDGLDIRKAAFECMYTLLDSCLDRLDIFEFLNHVEDGLKDHYDIKMLTFLMLVRLSTLCPSAVLQRLDRLVEPLRATCTTKVKANSVKQEFEKQDELKRSAMRAVAALLTIPEAEKSPLMSEFQSQISSNPELAAIFESIQKDSSSTNLESMDTS, via the exons GCTCTGCATTAGCTGCTAATGTATGTAAAAAGATTACTGGGCGTCTTACCAGTGCAATAGCGAAGCAGGAAGATGTCTCTGTTCAGCTAGAAGCCTTAGATATTATGGCTGATATGTTAAGCAG gcaAGGAGGACTTCTTGTTAATTTCCATCCTTCAATTCTGACCTGTCTGCTCCCCCAGTTGACCAGCCCTAGACTTGCAGTGAGGAAAAGAACCATTATTGCTCTTGGCCATCTGGTTATGAGCTGTGGAAATATAGTTTTTGTCGATCTTATTGAACATCTGTTGTCAGAGTTGTCCAAAAATGATTCCATGTCAACAACAAGAACCTACATACAATGTATTGCTGCTATTAGTAGGCAAGCTGGTCATAGAATAG GTGAATACCTTGAGAAGATAATTCCTTTGGTGGTAAAATTTTGTAATGTAGATGACGATGAATTAAGAGAGTACTGCATTCAAGCCTTTGAATCATTTGTGAGAAG ATGTCCTAAGGAAGTGTATCCCCATGTTTCTACCATTATAAGTATATGTCTTAAGTATCTTACTTATGATCCTAATTATAAttatgatgatgaagatgaagatgaaaACGCCATGGATgcagatggtggtgatgatgacgaCCAAG GGAGTGATGATGAATACAGTGACGATGATGACATGAGTTGGAAAGTGAGACGTGCAGCTGCTAAGTGCTTGGATGCTGTAGTTAGCACAAGGCATGAAATGCTTCCAGAATTCTACAAGACCGTCTCTCCTGCACTGATATCCAGATTTAAAGAGCGTGAAGAGAATGTAAAGGCAGATGTATTTCATGCGTACCTTTCTCTTTTGAAGCAAACTCGTCCTGTGCAAAGTTGGCTGTGTGATCCTGACGCAATGGAACAGGGAGAAACACCTTTAACAATGCTTCAGAGTCAG GTTCCAAACATTGTTAAAGCTCTGCACAaacagatgaaagagaaaagcGTGAAGACCCGACAGTGTTGTTTTAACATGTTAACTGAACTGGTAAATGTATTACCCGGGGCCCTGACACAACACATTCCTGTACTTGTACCAG GAATCATTTTCTCACTGAATGATAAATCAAGCTCATCAAATTTGAAGATCGATGCTTTGTCCTGTCTATATGTAATCCTCTGTAACCACTCTCCTCAAGTCTTCCATCCTCACGTTCAAGCTTTGGTCCCCCCAGTGGTGGCTTGTGTTGGAGACCCATTTTACAAGATTACATCTGAAGCTCTTCTTGTTACTCAACAACTTGTCAAAGTAATTCGTCCTTTAGATCAGCCTTCCTCGTTTGATGCGACTCCTTACATCAAAGATCTATTTACCTGTACCATTAAGAGGTTAAAAGCAGCTGACATTGATCAGGAAGTCAAGGAAAGGGCTATTTCCTGTATGGGACAAATTATTTGCAACCTTGGAGACAATTTGGGCTCTGATTTGCCTAATACACTtcaaattttcttggagagaCTGAAGAATGAGATTACACGGTTAACTACAGTGAAGGCATTGACACTGATTGCTGGGTCCCCTTTGAAGATAGATTTGAGGCCTGTCCTGGGAGAAGGGGTTCCTATCCTTGCCTCGTTTCTCAGGAAAAACCAGAGAGCTTTGAAACTGGGTACGCTTTCTGCTCTAGATATTCTAATTAAAAACTATAGTGACAGCTTGACTGCTGCCATGATTGATGCAGTTCTAGATGAGCTCCCACCTCTTATCAGCGAAAGTGATATGCATGTTTCACAGATGGCTATCAGTTTTCTAACCACACTAGCAAAAGTGTATCCCTCCTCCCTTTCCAAGATAAGTGGATCCATTCTCAATGAACTTATTGGACTTGTTAGATCACCTTTATTGCAAGGGGGAGCTCTTAGCGCCATGCTAGACTTTTTCCAAGCTCTGGTGGTTACTGGAACAAATAATCTAGGATATATGGATTTGTTGCGCATGCTCACTGGCCCAGTTTATTCTCAGAGCACAGCTCTTACTCATAAGCAGTCTTATTATTCTATTGCCAAGTGTGTAGCTGCTCTTACTCGAGCATGCCCTAAAGAAGGACCAGCTGTAGTAGGTCAGTTTATTCAAGATGTGAAGAACTCAAGGTCTACAGATTCAATTCGCCTCTTAGCTCTACTGTCTCTTGGAGAAGTTGGGCATCATATTGACTTAAGTGGGCAGCTGGAACTAAAGTCTGTCATATTAGAAGCCTTCTCATCTCCTAGTGAAGAAGTCAAATCAGCTGCATCCTATGCGTTAGGCAGCATTAGTGTGGGCAACCTTCCCGAGTACCTGCCGTTTGTCTTACAAGAAATAACCAGTCAACCCAAAAGGCAGTATCTACTGCTTCATTCCTTGAAGGAAATTATTAGCTCTGCATCAGTGGTGGGCCTTAAACCGTATGTTGAAAACATCTGGGCCTTATTGCTAAAGCACTGTGAGTGTGCAGAAGAAGGAACCAGAAATGTTGTTGCTGAATGTCTGGGCAAACTCACTCTAATTGATCCAGAAACTCTCCTTCCACGGCTTAAGGGGTATTTAATATCAG gttCATCATATGCCCGAAGCTCAGTGGTTACAGCTGTGAAGTTTACTATTTCTGATCATCCACAACCTATTGATCCACTGTTAAAGAACTGCATAG GTGATTTCCTAAAAACATTAGAAGAcccagatttaaatgtaagaagaGTAGCTTTGGTCACATTCAACTCAGCAGCACATAATAAGCCATCATTAATAAGGGATCTTCTGGATACTGTTCTTCCACATCTTTATAATGAAACAAAAGTTAGAAAGGAGCTCATAAGAGAG GTAGAAATGGGTCCGTTTAAGCATACAGTTGATGATGGCCTGGATATTAGAAAGGCAGCTTTTGAGTGTATGTACACACTTCTAGATAGTTGTCTGGATAGACTTGATATCTTTGAATTTCTTAATCACGTTGAAGATGGTTTGAAGGACCATTATGACATTAAG ATGCTAACATTTTTAATGTTGGTGAGATTGTCTACCCTTTGTCCAAGTGCAGTACTGCAGAGGTTGGACCGGCTTGTTGAGCCATTACGTGCCACATGTACAACTAAG GTAAAAGCAAACTCAGTAAAGCAGGAGTTTGAAAAGCAAGATGAACTAAAGCGATCTGCCATGAGAGCAGTGGCAGCGCTGCTAACCATTCCAGAAGCAGAGAAGAGTCCCCTGATGAGTGAGTTCCAGTCACAGATCAGTTCTAACCCTGAGCTGGCAGCCATCTTTGAAAGTATCCAGAAAGATTCATCATCCACTAACTTGGAATCAATGGACACTAGTTAG